In Taeniopygia guttata chromosome 2, bTaeGut7.mat, whole genome shotgun sequence, one genomic interval encodes:
- the TAC1 gene encoding protachykinin-1 isoform X3 yields the protein MRLPLAFAVLLLASSQALGEEMGATDDLSYWSDWSDSDQAKEELPLPLEHFLQRMARRPRPQQFFGLMGKRDAGYGQISHKRSSEGSTAQNYERRRK from the exons ATGAGGCTCCCGCTGGCTTTCGCCGTGCTCCTCCTGGCCTCGTCACAGGCGTTGGGCGAGGAGATGGGAGCCACCGACGACCTCAGCTACTGGTCCGACTGGTCCGACAGCGACCAGGCGAAG GAGGAGCTGCCGCTGCCTCTGGAGCACTTCCTGCAGAGGATGGCCCGGAGACCCCGGCCCCAGCAGTTCTTCGGCCTCATGGGCAAGCGGGATGCCG GATATGGCCAGATCTCTCACAAaa GGTCCTCTGAAGGGAGCACAGCACAGAATTATGAACGGAGGCGTAAATGA
- the TAC1 gene encoding protachykinin-1 isoform X1, with amino-acid sequence MRLPLAFAVLLLASSQALGEEMGATDDLSYWSDWSDSDQAKEELPLPLEHFLQRMARRPRPQQFFGLMGKRDAGYGQISHKKIKQHQVEEMHHTDAGYTKTLPSCAFAQISRNCTRA; translated from the exons ATGAGGCTCCCGCTGGCTTTCGCCGTGCTCCTCCTGGCCTCGTCACAGGCGTTGGGCGAGGAGATGGGAGCCACCGACGACCTCAGCTACTGGTCCGACTGGTCCGACAGCGACCAGGCGAAG GAGGAGCTGCCGCTGCCTCTGGAGCACTTCCTGCAGAGGATGGCCCGGAGACCCCGGCCCCAGCAGTTCTTCGGCCTCATGGGCAAGCGGGATGCCG GATATGGCCAGATCTCTCACAAaa aaataaaacaacatcAGGTAGAAGAGATGCACCACACAGATGCAGGCTATACCAAGACACTGCCTTCTTGTGCATTTGCTCAGATCAGTAGGAATTGTACCAG ggCATAA
- the TAC1 gene encoding protachykinin-1 isoform X2 produces MRLPLAFAVLLLASSQALGEEMGATDDLSYWSDWSDSDQAKEELPLPLEHFLQRMARRPRPQQFFGLMGKRDAGYGQISHKRHKTDSFVGLMGKRSLNSGSSEGSTAQNYERRRK; encoded by the exons ATGAGGCTCCCGCTGGCTTTCGCCGTGCTCCTCCTGGCCTCGTCACAGGCGTTGGGCGAGGAGATGGGAGCCACCGACGACCTCAGCTACTGGTCCGACTGGTCCGACAGCGACCAGGCGAAG GAGGAGCTGCCGCTGCCTCTGGAGCACTTCCTGCAGAGGATGGCCCGGAGACCCCGGCCCCAGCAGTTCTTCGGCCTCATGGGCAAGCGGGATGCCG GATATGGCCAGATCTCTCACAAaa ggCATAAAACAGACTCCTTTGTTGGACTTATGGGCAAAAGATCTTTAAATTCTG GGTCCTCTGAAGGGAGCACAGCACAGAATTATGAACGGAGGCGTAAATGA